A single genomic interval of Oenanthe melanoleuca isolate GR-GAL-2019-014 chromosome 13, OMel1.0, whole genome shotgun sequence harbors:
- the LOC130258887 gene encoding neuropeptide Y receptor type 6-like — MDKAVQHPSEILNQTISNISLSQFLNFDTCQLSSLAEFLLITAYTLVTLVGLVGNLCLIIIIKRRKEAQNVTNILIANLSVSDVLICIMCIPVTVAYTLMDHWIFGEAMCKIGSFIQSLSVTVSIFSLVLIAIERYQLIVNPRGWKPNISHAYWGILLIWGLSLIISSPFLVFHQITDEPFKHLSFYSDFYKNKVACIEAWPSLTERLIFTTSLLVFQYCFPLGFIFICYLRIFVCLRRRRGKIDRMRENENRLSENKRINMMLVSIVVTFAACWLPLNIFNVVFDWNYEALMSCNHNLAFTICHLVAMISTCINPIFYGFLNRNFQKDLIVLAHHCRCSASQEEYENIALSNLQTDASKGSLKLNNPHVDI; from the coding sequence ATGGATAAAGCTGTTCAGCATCCCAGTGAGATCCTGAATCAAACGATCTCTAACATTAGCCTTTCTCAGTTTCTGAACTTTGATACATGCCAACTTTCCTCCCTTGCAGAATTCTTGCTTATTACAGCTTACACATTGGTTACACTAGTGGGGCTTGTTGGAAATCTTTGcttaattattataataaagagaaggaaagaagctCAAAATGTCACCAACATTTTGATTGCCAACCTCTCTGTATCAGATGTCTTGATCTGTATCATGTGCATTCCTGTCACAGTTGCATATACCTTAATGGACCACTGGATATTTGGAGAAGCAATGTGTAAAATAGGCTCTTTCATACAAAGCCTATCTGTCACAGTCTCCATTTTCTCACTTGTACTCATTGCTATTGAGAGATACCAGTTAATTGTGAACCCACGTGGCTGGAAGCCTAATATTTCACATGCTTATTGGGGAATTCTTTTAATCTGGGGGCTTTCCCTCATCATATCCTCTCCTTTTTTAGTATTCCACCAAATAACAGATGAACCCTTCAAACATCTGTCTTTCTACAGTGATTTTTACAAGAACAAAGTTGCTTGCATCGAAGCATGGCCATCTCTTACAGAGAGACTGATTTTCACCACTAGCCTTCTGGTTTTCCAGTACTGCTTCCCactggggtttatttttatcTGCTATCTCAGGATATTTGTATGTCTTCGAAGGAGACGAGGTAAAATAGACAGGATGAGAGAGAATGAGAACAGGCTGAGTGAAAACAAAAGGATCAATATGATGCTGGTATCAATTGTTGTGACATTTGCAGCTTGCTGGTTGCCTCTCAATATATTCAATGTGGTTTTTGACTGGAACTACGAGGCACTAATGAGCTGTAATCATAACCTGGCATTTACAATCTGCCACCTTGTGGCCATGATCTCAACATGCATCAATCCCATCTTTTATGGATTTCTGAACAGGAACTTTCAGAAGGATTTGATAGTATTAGCTCACCACTGCAGATGCTCAGCATCACAAGAGGAATATGAAAATATTGCACTTTCAAACCTGCAAACAGATGCATCTAAGGGGTCTCTGAAGTTAAATAATCCCCATGTGGATATATAA
- the HNRNPA0 gene encoding heterogeneous nuclear ribonucleoprotein A0, giving the protein MENSQLCKLFIGGLNVQTTEAGLREHFAAYGTLTDCVVVLNPQTKRSRCFGFVTYSAVEEADAAMAASPHAVDGNAVELKRAVSREDSAKPGAHAKVKKLFVGGLKGDVGEGDLVQHFSQFGPVEKAEIIADKQSGKKRGFGFVYFQNHDAADKAAVVKFHPIQGHRVEVKKAVPKEDIQAGGGGGGSSRPSRGGRGGRGRGGGGSGNRDHNGLSKGGGGYNSYGGYGGGGGGGYGSYGSGSYGGGGGGGGDYGNGYGGFGSYSQHQSSYGPMKSGGGGGGGGGNWGGRSNSGPYRGGYGGGGYGGGSF; this is encoded by the coding sequence ATGGAGAACTCGCAGCTATGTAAGCTGTTCATCGGCGGGCTGAACGTGCAGACTACGGAGGCCGGGCTGCGGGAGCACTTCGCGGCCTACGGCACCCTCACCGACTGCGTGGTCGTGCTCAACCCGCAGACCAAGCGCTCCCGATGCTTCGGCTTCGTCACCTACTCGGCGGTGGAGGAGGCGGACGCCGCCATGGCCGCGTCCCCCCACGCGGTGGACGGGAACGCGGTGGAGCTGAAGCGGGCCGTGTCCCGGGAGGACTCGGCCAAGCCCGGCGCTCACGCGAAGGTGAAGAAGCTCTTCGTGGGCGGCCTCAAAGGGGACGTGGGCGAAGGGGACCTGGTGCAGCACTTCAGCCAGTTCGGCCCCGTGGAGAAGGCCGAGATCATCGCCGACAAACAGAGCGGGAAAAAGCGCGGCTTCGGTTTCGTCTACTTCCAGAACCACGACGCCGCCGATAAGGCGGCCGTGGTCAAGTTCCACCCGATCCAGGGCCACCGAGTGGAGGTCAAGAAGGCCGTGCCCAAGGAGGACATCCAGGCGGGCGGGGGAGGCGGCGGCTCTTCCAGGCCCTCCcggggaggcagaggaggaaggggccggggcggcggcggctccggcaACCGGGATCACAACGGGCTTTCCAAAGGAGGCGGCGGCTACAACAGCTACGGCGGCTACGGCgggggaggaggcggcgggTACGGCTCCTATGGCAGCGGTTCCTACGGAGGCGGCGGAGGGGGAGGCGGCGACTACGGCAACGGGTACGGCGGGTTCGGCAGCTACAGCCAGCACCAGTCCTCCTACGGCCCCATGAAGAGCGGcggaggaggtggaggaggggGCGGCAACTGGGGGGGCCGCAGTAACAGTGGACCGTACAGAGGAGGCTATGGTGGGGGAGGCTACGGGGGCGGCTCTTTCTGA